In one window of Primulina tabacum isolate GXHZ01 chromosome 8, ASM2559414v2, whole genome shotgun sequence DNA:
- the LOC142554211 gene encoding uncharacterized protein LOC142554211 isoform X2, translated as MTSGRLIIYMNNQLPLIRSFTEKIKQTSNLSKARKGMAEIEPMLPNEEGGQPSERERQAERSGSSKAARIASLDVFRGLCVFLMMLVDYGGSIFPIIAHSPWNGVHLADFVMPFFLFVAGVSVAIVYKKVPNRIEATWKAFLKALKLILLGVLLQGGYFHGATSLSYGVDIEKLRFPGILQRIAIGYIVAALCEIWLPRQRWKEDDFRKTYIWQWCVVFFLSVIYLWLLYGIYVPDWKFSVVLTDSSTAANNTFVYKVKCAVRGDLGPACNSAGMIDRFVLGLDHLYAKPVYRNLKECNISSHGQVPLTSPSWCHAPFDPEGILSSFTAAVACLIGLHYGHTLIQLQHHKERLWNWSIYSVLLMVLGLLLAFSGITFCILYTLVDVYGWRNLTFVIEWMGKHSLSLFILITSNIVVIAVQGFYFKAPENNIIHWIITRFVDK; from the exons ATGACGTCTGGAAGACTTATAATATACATGAACAACCAACTTCCACTGATTCGTAGCTTTACCGAAAAAATAAAACAGACTTCGAATCTTAGCAAAGCTCGAAAGGGAATGGCGGAGATTGAGCCTATGCTGCCGAACGAAGAGGGCGGCCAACCATCGGAGCGCGAGAGACAAGCCGAGAGAAGCGGCAGTTCGAAAGCTGCTCGTATCGCTTCACTCGATGTCTTCCGAGGgctttgtgttttt CTCATGATGCTTGTAGATTATGGGGGCTCGATTTTTCCAATTATCGCTCATTCCCCTTGGAATGGTGTTCACTTGGCAGATTTTGTGATGCCTTTCTTCCTTTTTGTTGCTGGAGTGTCAGTGGCAATTGTGTACAAG AAAGTTCCTAACAGGATTGAAGCTACATGGAAAGCGTTTCTTAAAGCATTGAAACTTATCCTCCTTGGTGTTTTACTTCAAG GTGGATATTTTCATGGTGCTACTTCTTTGAGCTACGGAGTGGACATTGAAAAGCTAAGATTTCCTGGCATCTTGCAG AGGATAGCCATTGGATACATTGTAGCGGCTTTATGTGAAATTTGGCTCCCACGTCAGAGATGGAAAGAAGATGATTTCCGTAAAACTTATATATGGCAATG GTGTGTTGTATTCTTTCTGTCTGTCATATATTTATGGCTATTATATGGAATCTATGTTCCTGATTGGAAATTCAGTGTGGTGCTAACTGATTCCTCGACAGCTGCAAATAACACCTTTGTTTACAAG GTTAAATGTGCTGTGAGAGGTGATCTTGGACCAGCATGTAACTCTGCTGGGATGATTGATCGCTTTGTGCTTGGACTTGACCATCTTTATGCAAAACCTGTGTACCGGAATTTGAAG GAGTGCAATATATCCAGTCATGGTCAAGTTCCATTGACTTCACCCTCATGGTGTCATGCACCTTTTGATCCTGAAGGCATTTTAAG TTCATTTACAGCTGCTGTAGCTTGCCTCATCGGACTCCATTATGGTCACACTTTGATACAATTACAG CATCACAAAGAGCGGCTGTGGAATTGGTCAATTTACTCAGTTTTATTAATGGTTCTAGGATTGTTGCTTGCCTTCTCAG GAATCACCTTTTGCATATTGTACACTCTG GTTGACGTTTATGGTTGGAGAAACTTGACATTCGTGATAGAATGGATGGGAAAGCATTCGTTAAGCCTCTTTATTCTTATAACTTCAAACATAGTAGTGATAGCAGTTCAAGGGTTCTACTTTAAAGCTCCCGAAAATAACATA ATTCACTGGATTATTACACGGTTTGTGGATAAATAA
- the LOC142554211 gene encoding uncharacterized protein LOC142554211 isoform X1, which produces MTSGRLIIYMNNQLPLIRSFTEKIKQTSNLSKARKGMAEIEPMLPNEEGGQPSERERQAERSGSSKAARIASLDVFRGLCVFLMMLVDYGGSIFPIIAHSPWNGVHLADFVMPFFLFVAGVSVAIVYKKVPNRIEATWKAFLKALKLILLGVLLQGGYFHGATSLSYGVDIEKLRFPGILQRIAIGYIVAALCEIWLPRQRWKEDDFRKTYIWQWCVVFFLSVIYLWLLYGIYVPDWKFSVVLTDSSTAANNTFVYKVKCAVRGDLGPACNSAGMIDRFVLGLDHLYAKPVYRNLKECNISSHGQVPLTSPSWCHAPFDPEGILSSFTAAVACLIGLHYGHTLIQLQHHKERLWNWSIYSVLLMVLGLLLAFSGTPLNKSLYTISYLMVTSATAGITFCILYTLVDVYGWRNLTFVIEWMGKHSLSLFILITSNIVVIAVQGFYFKAPENNIIHWIITRFVDK; this is translated from the exons ATGACGTCTGGAAGACTTATAATATACATGAACAACCAACTTCCACTGATTCGTAGCTTTACCGAAAAAATAAAACAGACTTCGAATCTTAGCAAAGCTCGAAAGGGAATGGCGGAGATTGAGCCTATGCTGCCGAACGAAGAGGGCGGCCAACCATCGGAGCGCGAGAGACAAGCCGAGAGAAGCGGCAGTTCGAAAGCTGCTCGTATCGCTTCACTCGATGTCTTCCGAGGgctttgtgttttt CTCATGATGCTTGTAGATTATGGGGGCTCGATTTTTCCAATTATCGCTCATTCCCCTTGGAATGGTGTTCACTTGGCAGATTTTGTGATGCCTTTCTTCCTTTTTGTTGCTGGAGTGTCAGTGGCAATTGTGTACAAG AAAGTTCCTAACAGGATTGAAGCTACATGGAAAGCGTTTCTTAAAGCATTGAAACTTATCCTCCTTGGTGTTTTACTTCAAG GTGGATATTTTCATGGTGCTACTTCTTTGAGCTACGGAGTGGACATTGAAAAGCTAAGATTTCCTGGCATCTTGCAG AGGATAGCCATTGGATACATTGTAGCGGCTTTATGTGAAATTTGGCTCCCACGTCAGAGATGGAAAGAAGATGATTTCCGTAAAACTTATATATGGCAATG GTGTGTTGTATTCTTTCTGTCTGTCATATATTTATGGCTATTATATGGAATCTATGTTCCTGATTGGAAATTCAGTGTGGTGCTAACTGATTCCTCGACAGCTGCAAATAACACCTTTGTTTACAAG GTTAAATGTGCTGTGAGAGGTGATCTTGGACCAGCATGTAACTCTGCTGGGATGATTGATCGCTTTGTGCTTGGACTTGACCATCTTTATGCAAAACCTGTGTACCGGAATTTGAAG GAGTGCAATATATCCAGTCATGGTCAAGTTCCATTGACTTCACCCTCATGGTGTCATGCACCTTTTGATCCTGAAGGCATTTTAAG TTCATTTACAGCTGCTGTAGCTTGCCTCATCGGACTCCATTATGGTCACACTTTGATACAATTACAG CATCACAAAGAGCGGCTGTGGAATTGGTCAATTTACTCAGTTTTATTAATGGTTCTAGGATTGTTGCTTGCCTTCTCAG GTACACCTTTAAACAAATCTTTGTATACAATCAGCTATTTGATGGTTACCTCCGCAACTGCAGGAATCACCTTTTGCATATTGTACACTCTG GTTGACGTTTATGGTTGGAGAAACTTGACATTCGTGATAGAATGGATGGGAAAGCATTCGTTAAGCCTCTTTATTCTTATAACTTCAAACATAGTAGTGATAGCAGTTCAAGGGTTCTACTTTAAAGCTCCCGAAAATAACATA ATTCACTGGATTATTACACGGTTTGTGGATAAATAA